The following proteins are encoded in a genomic region of Sulfurovum indicum:
- the mltG gene encoding endolytic transglycosylase MltG, translated as MSGKLSKQFNSFIVLLEILLVLLLFLLAYNFFLPLGKGKPLVYFIDNNLSAVLKTLKRNGYNITEWDRYLLSESSLPKQGWYHIRHTDNGRYHFFTHLDSHPAETMQIRIYSGETHLELLKRLANDMKLNETLLHAVYEKMMHFNEADIFAGHYTVARKADENTTMQYLFSRSHKILETFKKENFTSKIDNYTIQLLLTIASIIQKESNDPKEMPLISSVIYNRLKRGMKLQMDGTLNYGEYSHKVVTPKRIKTDTSFYNTYKYKGLPPAPLSTVSLEALEAAMFPAESDYLFFMLHKDGGHKFAKTYKEHLANLKAFRRYQKERKKKLQTKQKIEESNKFRMKKSKQIFEKT; from the coding sequence ATGAGCGGAAAACTCTCCAAACAGTTCAACTCTTTCATTGTACTGTTGGAGATCCTTCTTGTTCTGCTGCTCTTCCTGCTTGCCTACAACTTCTTTCTTCCTCTTGGCAAAGGGAAACCTCTCGTCTATTTTATTGATAACAATCTCTCTGCTGTATTGAAGACCCTTAAAAGAAATGGCTACAATATTACCGAATGGGACCGATACCTGCTCTCTGAATCATCTCTTCCAAAACAGGGCTGGTACCATATCAGGCACACAGATAATGGAAGATACCACTTTTTCACACATCTTGACAGCCACCCCGCAGAAACAATGCAGATAAGGATATACTCGGGAGAGACTCACCTGGAACTGCTGAAACGTCTTGCAAACGACATGAAACTCAATGAAACACTCCTGCATGCAGTCTATGAAAAAATGATGCACTTTAATGAAGCGGACATTTTTGCCGGACATTATACTGTTGCCAGAAAAGCGGATGAGAATACAACCATGCAATATCTTTTCAGCCGTTCACATAAAATACTTGAGACTTTCAAGAAAGAGAACTTCACCTCCAAAATCGATAACTATACGATCCAACTCCTACTGACCATCGCATCGATCATCCAGAAAGAGAGCAACGATCCCAAAGAGATGCCTCTTATCTCTTCGGTCATCTACAACCGTTTGAAGAGAGGAATGAAGCTTCAGATGGACGGAACCCTCAACTACGGGGAGTACTCCCACAAGGTTGTCACACCCAAACGTATCAAAACCGATACCTCTTTTTACAATACATACAAATACAAAGGTCTGCCTCCTGCACCGCTTTCGACTGTTTCACTCGAAGCACTCGAAGCGGCCATGTTCCCTGCCGAGAGTGACTATCTCTTTTTTATGCTCCACAAAGACGGCGGGCACAAATTTGCCAAAACATATAAAGAACATCTTGCGAACCTCAAGGCATTCAGAAGATATCAGAAAGAGAGAAAGAAAAAGTTGCAGACAAAGCAGAAAATAGAAGAGTCAAACAAGTTCAGAATGAAAAAATCAAAACAGATCTTTGAGAAAACTTGA
- a CDS encoding AAA family ATPase: MKASNITKVIDKLIDRQLPVFVWGAPGIGKSSIVKQIAEYKELEFLDLRLSLLDPTDLKGIPFFNAKTQEGVWAKPSFLPSDPDSKGILFLDEINTAPPAVQASAYQLILDRKVGEYELPKGWSIIAAGNRENDRGVVYRMPPPLANRFVHFEMEVDFDDWKAWAYSAGIESAIIGYLAYDKSMLFTFDPTSNEKAFATPRSWEYVDSIVKSGIDTDLILDSISGAVGREAAVGYSSFKKVMKQLPDLNTILDGTLTELEEEDPKVLMALAIGLVNALRENPSDEAIEHVLDFSLQLPGEFAIMLVKDMQQNGIDVEGSAAWSEWVRKFAYLLS, translated from the coding sequence ATGAAAGCGAGTAATATTACAAAGGTCATTGATAAGCTCATCGACCGTCAGCTGCCTGTGTTCGTCTGGGGTGCGCCGGGGATCGGCAAGTCCTCCATTGTCAAACAGATCGCAGAGTATAAGGAGCTGGAGTTCCTTGATCTACGGCTCTCCCTGCTTGATCCTACCGATCTGAAGGGTATCCCGTTCTTCAATGCCAAGACCCAGGAAGGGGTCTGGGCAAAGCCAAGCTTTCTTCCTTCCGATCCTGACTCTAAAGGGATCCTCTTTCTTGATGAGATCAATACAGCGCCCCCGGCGGTACAGGCTTCAGCCTATCAGTTGATACTGGACAGAAAAGTGGGGGAGTATGAACTTCCCAAGGGGTGGAGCATCATAGCGGCAGGGAACCGTGAGAATGACCGCGGTGTTGTCTACAGGATGCCTCCGCCGCTTGCCAACCGTTTCGTACACTTTGAGATGGAGGTGGATTTTGACGACTGGAAGGCATGGGCGTATAGTGCCGGGATAGAGAGTGCCATCATCGGCTATCTTGCCTATGACAAGTCGATGCTTTTTACTTTTGATCCGACTTCCAACGAAAAAGCTTTTGCGACACCAAGAAGCTGGGAATATGTCGACAGTATTGTCAAATCCGGTATCGATACGGATCTAATATTAGATAGTATCAGCGGAGCTGTAGGGCGTGAGGCGGCAGTAGGCTACAGCAGTTTCAAAAAGGTTATGAAGCAGCTGCCGGATCTGAATACCATACTCGACGGTACACTGACCGAGTTGGAAGAGGAAGACCCCAAAGTACTGATGGCACTTGCCATCGGTCTGGTTAATGCCCTCAGAGAGAACCCGAGTGATGAAGCCATAGAGCATGTGCTTGATTTTTCATTGCAGCTTCCGGGTGAATTCGCCATTATGCTGGTGAAAGATATGCAGCAGAATGGCATAGATGTAGAAGGCTCGGCTGCATGGAGTGAGTGGGTTAGAAAGTTCGCTTATCTGCTAAGTTGA
- a CDS encoding metal ABC transporter permease, translated as MIEALHFTFIQHALIAGILVSLAAGIIGSLIVVNRMVFLAGGIAHASYGGIGMAVFFGLPIFLGASTFAVLAALLVANLTLHKRHRIDTFIGLIWAVGMAIGVIFTDLTPGYNVDLMSYLFGSILAVSTQDIYFMTGLLTLIVFIITFWYRDILAVSYDSEYARLRGIPVRFFYTLILILSALTVVIAIKVVGLILVIAMLTIPVYIAEKLSNSLWKMMILSGLIATLFTLAGLWFSYSYNLTSGASIILVSAVSLGLFLLFSKRRTS; from the coding sequence ATGATAGAAGCTTTGCATTTCACCTTCATTCAGCATGCACTCATAGCAGGTATCCTGGTCTCACTGGCAGCAGGTATCATCGGTTCACTCATTGTCGTCAACCGTATGGTCTTTCTGGCAGGCGGGATCGCCCACGCCTCTTACGGCGGTATCGGTATGGCCGTTTTCTTTGGACTGCCCATTTTTCTGGGTGCATCGACTTTTGCTGTGCTTGCCGCACTGCTTGTTGCCAACCTGACACTACATAAACGCCACCGTATCGATACTTTTATCGGCCTGATATGGGCTGTCGGAATGGCCATAGGAGTTATCTTTACCGATCTGACTCCCGGCTACAATGTGGACCTTATGAGCTACCTTTTCGGCTCTATTTTGGCTGTAAGCACACAAGATATCTACTTTATGACTGGGCTGTTGACACTTATCGTGTTTATCATAACCTTTTGGTACAGAGATATCCTGGCCGTCTCATACGACAGTGAATATGCCAGACTGAGAGGTATTCCTGTCCGTTTTTTCTATACGCTCATTCTCATTCTCTCTGCACTGACCGTGGTTATCGCTATTAAGGTTGTAGGACTCATTCTGGTTATTGCCATGCTGACCATACCGGTTTACATTGCCGAAAAGCTCTCAAACTCTTTATGGAAAATGATGATCCTCTCGGGCCTTATCGCCACACTCTTTACCCTTGCAGGACTCTGGTTCTCCTACAGCTACAATCTCACCTCCGGTGCCTCTATTATTCTGGTCTCTGCTGTATCGCTGGGACTCTTTTTACTCTTTTCCAAAAGGAGAACCTCATGA
- a CDS encoding OmpA family protein — MFRKKSTDEGSNFWISYADLMAGLLFVFILLIGAIVSKSIILKSNLDDKEDRLTMLSETLSHKETILDELSRDLAKNKTLLSNTQASLDEKIKTLKLREDEIRKLNRMLLETNTQKDLLNKKITLIQNLLQETNSTLKRHRKELKEYKGKVLVLSNQLSDVRSSMKEKDIKMLQLLNALDEKETKYDMLIAKLQKQKAQIKSLTGIKLKVIAALKEELGEKINIDKKSGSLRLASNILFDKGSDVLKEEAKEELKKAFEEYIGALVTNPKIKPHLDKIIIEGHTDSDGGYLYNLDLSQKRAFAVMNYLLSLDIAKKYNLKPLLVASGRAYLDAIKVNGLEDKDASRRIEIKFRLKNEDAMQEIEKVLDAE; from the coding sequence ATGTTTAGGAAAAAGAGTACGGACGAGGGGAGTAACTTTTGGATCTCCTATGCCGATCTGATGGCAGGACTGCTGTTTGTATTTATTTTGCTTATTGGTGCCATCGTCTCCAAGTCGATCATTCTCAAAAGCAACCTGGATGACAAAGAAGATCGTCTGACAATGCTTTCAGAGACACTCAGTCATAAAGAGACCATTCTTGATGAACTCAGCAGAGACCTTGCGAAGAATAAGACCCTGCTGAGTAATACGCAGGCAAGTCTCGATGAGAAGATAAAGACACTGAAGCTTAGAGAAGATGAGATCAGAAAGCTCAACCGGATGCTGCTTGAAACCAATACACAGAAAGATCTGCTTAACAAGAAGATCACACTGATACAAAATCTGCTGCAGGAGACGAACAGTACACTCAAGAGGCACCGAAAAGAGCTGAAAGAGTATAAAGGCAAGGTACTGGTACTCTCCAACCAGCTAAGTGATGTCCGTAGCAGCATGAAAGAAAAAGATATTAAAATGCTTCAGCTTCTCAATGCACTTGATGAAAAAGAGACCAAATACGATATGCTTATTGCCAAGCTTCAGAAACAGAAAGCACAGATCAAGTCACTTACAGGTATTAAGCTTAAAGTGATCGCAGCGCTCAAGGAGGAATTGGGAGAGAAGATCAATATCGACAAAAAAAGCGGATCGCTTAGACTTGCATCGAATATTCTTTTTGACAAAGGCAGTGATGTTCTCAAAGAGGAGGCAAAAGAGGAGCTCAAAAAGGCATTTGAAGAGTATATTGGTGCACTGGTGACCAATCCAAAGATCAAACCGCATCTGGATAAGATCATCATTGAGGGACACACAGACAGTGACGGAGGATATCTGTATAACCTGGATCTTTCACAAAAACGTGCTTTTGCCGTCATGAACTATCTGTTGAGTCTTGATATTGCAAAAAAATATAATCTGAAACCGCTCCTGGTCGCATCAGGACGTGCTTATCTTGATGCCATAAAAGTCAACGGCCTGGAAGACAAAGATGCCTCCAGACGTATCGAGATCAAGTTCAGACTGAAGAATGAAGATGCGATGCAGGAGATAGAGAAGGTGCTTGATGCAGAGTGA
- a CDS encoding VOC family protein — MEITLNHTIVNATDNVASARFYERIFGFEFIKEWGHFAVLKINSTLTFDFLTKAKFSRQHYAFKVTEKQFDEIFDRIKTEGVPYGSDPYERDNMKINHHYGGRGVYFHDPDGHILEILTADYVLD, encoded by the coding sequence ATGGAGATTACCCTAAACCATACGATTGTTAACGCTACGGACAATGTCGCATCGGCCAGATTCTACGAAAGGATCTTCGGATTCGAATTCATCAAAGAGTGGGGGCATTTTGCCGTATTGAAGATCAACTCAACACTTACATTCGACTTTTTGACCAAAGCGAAGTTTTCCAGACAGCACTACGCTTTTAAAGTAACAGAGAAGCAGTTTGATGAGATATTTGACCGGATAAAAACAGAAGGAGTGCCATACGGGAGTGACCCGTATGAGAGGGACAATATGAAGATCAATCATCACTATGGCGGAAGAGGTGTCTATTTTCATGATCCGGATGGCCATATTTTAGAGATCCTTACAGCAGATTATGTTCTGGATTAA
- a CDS encoding metal ABC transporter ATP-binding protein yields MTAVEIKDLTFAYEKDIILENINLTVEPLDFLAIIGPNGGGKSTLLKLMLGLLKPKSGSICVFGDAPSKQLSRIGYVPQNTNVNTDFPIKVIEVVLMGHVGEKRPLFGYGKDETACAMGALSQVGMQDFAQSKIGDLSGGQRQRVMIARALCAHPKILMLDEPTSSIDIKGQKEIYELLRELNKSITVIVVSHDISVILEYANKAAHINKRLAYHDISNKKETFHTHGQEDHFCEIELLQLLGAESCDTCGHESSTVWREKK; encoded by the coding sequence ATGACGGCCGTAGAGATTAAAGATCTTACATTCGCTTATGAAAAAGATATAATATTAGAAAATATAAATCTTACGGTGGAACCGCTGGATTTCCTTGCTATCATTGGTCCCAACGGAGGCGGTAAATCTACCCTCCTTAAATTGATGCTGGGACTGCTCAAACCCAAAAGCGGCAGTATCTGCGTTTTTGGAGATGCACCTTCCAAGCAGCTTTCACGCATCGGGTACGTCCCTCAGAATACCAATGTCAATACTGATTTTCCCATCAAGGTCATTGAGGTGGTGCTTATGGGGCATGTTGGAGAGAAACGTCCCCTTTTTGGTTACGGAAAAGATGAAACTGCCTGTGCCATGGGTGCTTTGTCACAGGTTGGCATGCAGGACTTTGCACAGAGTAAAATAGGTGATCTCTCCGGCGGGCAGAGACAGCGGGTAATGATCGCCCGTGCTTTATGTGCCCATCCAAAAATACTCATGCTTGATGAGCCCACTTCAAGTATTGACATCAAAGGGCAGAAAGAGATCTATGAACTGCTCAGAGAACTCAACAAAAGCATTACCGTTATTGTCGTAAGCCATGATATCTCCGTCATCCTGGAATATGCCAACAAAGCTGCACATATCAACAAACGTCTTGCCTACCACGATATCAGTAACAAAAAGGAGACCTTCCACACCCATGGTCAGGAAGATCACTTCTGTGAGATTGAGCTCTTGCAGCTGCTTGGTGCAGAGAGTTGTGATACCTGCGGGCATGAATCGAGTACTGTATGGAGGGAGAAAAAATGA
- a CDS encoding phosphoribosyltransferase, with amino-acid sequence MNSVMWVKMKLKGEEKMHYYSYKTFVDDIKTLVKKTEDFKPDALLAIARGGLTLAHAYAQATDNRNLFTINSILYDGDVKRSHPKLMNLPELNGAKQVLILDDIVDSGQTLKAVLTVLHERYPDITFKSATLYYKKSSFIQPDYWLHEATEWIDFFWEKDFLDE; translated from the coding sequence ATGAATTCTGTTATGTGGGTGAAGATGAAGCTTAAAGGAGAAGAGAAAATGCACTACTACAGCTACAAAACATTTGTTGATGATATTAAAACACTGGTCAAAAAGACTGAGGACTTCAAGCCTGATGCCCTGCTTGCCATAGCACGCGGAGGATTGACACTTGCACATGCTTATGCACAGGCAACAGACAACCGAAACCTCTTCACTATCAACTCCATACTCTACGATGGCGATGTCAAACGTTCCCATCCGAAACTCATGAATCTGCCGGAACTTAACGGTGCAAAGCAGGTACTGATCCTTGACGATATCGTTGATTCGGGACAGACACTCAAAGCTGTCCTTACAGTACTGCATGAGCGCTATCCTGACATTACCTTCAAGAGTGCTACACTATACTATAAAAAAAGCTCTTTTATCCAGCCTGACTATTGGCTGCATGAAGCAACAGAATGGATAGACTTCTTCTGGGAAAAAGATTTTCTGGACGAGTAG
- a CDS encoding vWA domain-containing protein, which produces MIHKEKIEKAKAKLMLEHPYIGSVATLLRLDDNKETLTFSSDGISLKYNDEYFEKAPLDEIEFALANGAMHAVLKHHERVNDRVGRIWQAATDLAVNSMLVKNDFILPPYVYYDERFEGMYAEEIYDVLKDEMIYNNTLDEAEAPTPDDVPENSGKEQPKNEKKEQTEQSRQTPPAEQIQPDEILQAELEALHEELQEHFEQIFQKFKRQGELPKGLEIVVPEYFSHKVNWQELLYRYIAEFAKSTYSFVPPNMKYLYRGIYLPSLSSDLLRIAIAIDTSGSVEETLLSTFLGEVESIMQSYMNYEIDLITADAKVQSHKVFLPGEALEYQVSGGGGTDFRPTFEYIDREISYPTLLLYFTDAMGTFPESEPNYDVMWVLPEAKEVPFGEVIVLGN; this is translated from the coding sequence ATGATACACAAAGAAAAGATCGAAAAAGCCAAAGCAAAGCTGATGCTGGAACATCCCTATATCGGTTCTGTCGCGACACTCCTCAGGCTGGATGACAACAAAGAGACATTGACTTTCAGCAGTGACGGTATCAGTTTGAAATACAATGATGAATATTTTGAAAAAGCACCTCTCGATGAGATAGAGTTTGCACTGGCAAATGGTGCGATGCACGCGGTACTCAAACACCATGAACGGGTGAATGACAGAGTCGGGCGTATCTGGCAGGCAGCGACAGACCTGGCTGTCAACAGTATGCTGGTAAAAAATGATTTCATTCTGCCTCCCTATGTATACTATGATGAGCGTTTTGAGGGGATGTATGCCGAAGAGATATATGATGTTCTCAAAGATGAGATGATCTACAACAATACGCTCGATGAAGCGGAAGCTCCCACCCCTGATGACGTACCTGAAAACAGCGGCAAAGAGCAGCCGAAGAATGAGAAAAAAGAACAGACAGAACAGAGTCGGCAGACACCGCCTGCAGAGCAGATCCAGCCTGATGAGATCTTACAGGCGGAACTGGAGGCCCTGCATGAAGAGCTCCAGGAGCATTTTGAACAGATCTTTCAAAAATTCAAGCGTCAGGGTGAGTTGCCCAAAGGTTTGGAGATCGTTGTACCGGAATACTTCTCGCACAAGGTGAATTGGCAGGAGCTGCTCTACCGTTACATAGCGGAGTTTGCCAAAAGTACCTACAGTTTTGTACCACCCAATATGAAATACCTCTATCGCGGTATCTATCTGCCTTCACTCAGTTCGGATCTGCTGCGTATCGCCATTGCCATTGATACTTCCGGTTCGGTAGAGGAAACACTTCTTAGTACTTTTCTGGGAGAGGTAGAGAGTATTATGCAGAGCTACATGAATTACGAGATCGATCTCATTACCGCCGATGCAAAAGTTCAAAGCCATAAAGTCTTCCTTCCCGGAGAAGCACTGGAGTATCAGGTGAGTGGAGGAGGGGGAACGGATTTTCGTCCGACATTCGAATATATCGACAGAGAGATCAGCTACCCGACCCTGCTGCTCTATTTTACCGATGCAATGGGAACATTTCCGGAGAGTGAGCCCAACTATGATGTGATGTGGGTCCTGCCGGAGGCCAAAGAGGTACCTTTTGGTGAAGTGATAGTTTTGGGAAATTAA
- a CDS encoding MotA/TolQ/ExbB proton channel family protein, with product MFDIENTKQSSCLTHALVIAVLPLLFLAGLTLGYVGILPLQVELHTLIIIAFIFLVFVTFVRHNANYAACHMKGSFNKMEERLQHELRANALTIMGKTKSTLHVKDFMEEYYKDIRNDNFARVAPSVFPMLGILGTFIAIAISMPDFTVKDLDALDHEISILLSGIGTAFYASIYGIALSLLWTYFEKRGSSKVDKNLHDLEKLYDARVWKKAELIKHEHMQSELKDQEIVQTLKETFNMDFIRELNEQYLKNFTTVVADTTEGFTKITNNMQAVSLELRKTLDRIHSRDESVNAVDTIRENIEGFNENARNLQRSMQRFDGTVEHTFEKIDAEVGEIVEKLATFARIISEQNQEILKTLAALKQENEKF from the coding sequence ATGTTCGATATAGAAAATACCAAGCAGTCATCATGTTTAACCCACGCTCTTGTCATCGCAGTATTGCCACTGCTTTTCCTTGCAGGATTGACACTCGGCTATGTAGGTATTCTGCCGCTTCAGGTGGAGCTGCATACGCTGATCATTATTGCATTTATTTTTTTGGTATTTGTTACATTTGTCAGACACAATGCCAATTATGCCGCCTGTCATATGAAGGGCTCCTTCAACAAGATGGAAGAGAGACTCCAGCACGAACTGCGCGCCAATGCATTGACCATTATGGGAAAGACAAAGTCCACACTGCATGTGAAAGATTTCATGGAGGAGTACTACAAAGATATCCGTAATGATAACTTTGCAAGAGTAGCACCGTCTGTCTTTCCGATGCTGGGTATTTTGGGAACATTCATTGCCATTGCCATCTCAATGCCGGACTTTACTGTCAAGGATCTTGATGCGCTTGACCATGAGATCTCTATTTTGCTTTCAGGCATCGGTACCGCTTTTTACGCATCTATCTACGGAATAGCACTCTCTTTGCTCTGGACCTATTTTGAAAAGAGAGGGAGTTCCAAGGTAGACAAAAATCTCCATGACCTTGAAAAACTTTATGATGCACGTGTCTGGAAAAAGGCGGAGCTTATCAAGCATGAGCATATGCAGAGCGAACTTAAGGACCAGGAGATCGTACAGACACTCAAAGAGACCTTTAATATGGACTTTATCAGAGAGCTCAATGAACAGTACCTTAAAAACTTTACGACGGTTGTTGCCGATACGACCGAGGGATTTACAAAGATCACCAACAATATGCAGGCAGTCTCTCTGGAACTGCGCAAAACACTTGACAGGATACACAGCAGAGATGAGAGTGTGAATGCAGTTGATACGATCAGGGAGAATATTGAAGGTTTCAATGAAAATGCCAGAAATCTTCAACGCTCAATGCAGCGTTTCGACGGTACGGTAGAACATACTTTTGAAAAGATAGATGCAGAGGTGGGAGAGATCGTTGAGAAGCTGGCAACGTTCGCACGTATTATCTCGGAACAGAACCAGGAGATACTTAAAACCCTGGCCGCACTGAAACAAGAGAACGAGAAGTTCTAG
- a CDS encoding metal ABC transporter solute-binding protein, Zn/Mn family, translated as MKKILFTITLLNTLILANINAIVSILPEKTFVKAIGGEKVTVTVMVLPGNSPHTYEPKPAQMQKISRADLYFAIGVEFEKVWLSKFQSLNPKMEVIDLSEGIKKLPMVSAHHHDNDHHEHEKELDPHIWTAPEHVVQIAQKICDTLARKDPLNKAYYKTNLNAFLNSIRRTDKEIRNILSPLPKGTRFMVFHPSWGYFAKAYGLVQMPVELEGKNPKPKELITILKEAREENITAIFTQPEFSDSSARVIADELEIPVIKVSPLAADWSANLLRIAKAIAGVR; from the coding sequence ATGAAAAAAATATTATTTACAATAACACTCCTAAACACATTAATATTAGCAAATATAAATGCTATTGTCAGTATCCTCCCTGAAAAAACATTCGTCAAAGCCATAGGTGGGGAGAAGGTGACTGTCACCGTAATGGTCCTTCCGGGGAACTCTCCTCATACCTACGAACCAAAACCGGCACAGATGCAGAAGATATCCAGGGCCGATCTCTATTTTGCCATCGGTGTGGAGTTCGAAAAGGTATGGCTTTCCAAATTTCAGAGCCTTAACCCGAAGATGGAGGTCATTGATCTGTCAGAAGGCATAAAGAAGCTTCCGATGGTCTCAGCGCATCACCATGATAACGATCATCATGAGCATGAGAAGGAGCTGGATCCACACATCTGGACAGCACCCGAACATGTCGTACAGATCGCACAGAAGATCTGTGATACACTTGCCAGGAAAGACCCTCTCAATAAGGCCTACTACAAAACAAATCTCAATGCTTTCCTCAATAGTATAAGGAGAACGGACAAAGAGATCAGAAATATACTCTCACCTCTTCCCAAAGGTACCAGATTCATGGTCTTTCATCCCTCATGGGGCTATTTTGCCAAGGCCTACGGTCTGGTGCAGATGCCGGTAGAGCTTGAAGGGAAGAACCCCAAACCCAAAGAACTGATCACGATTCTCAAAGAAGCCAGAGAAGAGAATATCACTGCAATTTTCACCCAGCCGGAGTTCTCTGACAGCAGTGCCAGGGTCATTGCCGATGAACTCGAAATCCCTGTTATCAAGGTCTCTCCTCTTGCTGCAGACTGGTCGGCAAATCTCCTCAGAATCGCCAAAGCGATCGCCGGAGTCCGATAG
- a CDS encoding putative quinol monooxygenase: MSSILYCIAQFTPKEGKFDALFERLKALEPDTLREEGCLRYRVTKHIENPFAPGESMPIVFNEAWASVEYFERHCQRKEIVEFFEQECLSPDGMVAAYNVTAYRDE; encoded by the coding sequence ATGTCAAGTATACTCTACTGCATTGCCCAGTTTACACCTAAAGAGGGGAAGTTCGATGCTTTGTTTGAACGTCTAAAAGCGTTGGAGCCGGATACACTGAGAGAAGAGGGGTGTCTGCGTTACCGTGTGACGAAACATATAGAGAATCCGTTTGCTCCGGGTGAGAGTATGCCTATTGTTTTCAATGAAGCATGGGCGAGTGTTGAATACTTTGAACGGCACTGCCAACGTAAGGAGATAGTCGAGTTCTTTGAGCAGGAGTGTCTCAGTCCAGACGGTATGGTTGCTGCATACAATGTAACCGCTTACCGTGACGAGTAG
- a CDS encoding YehS family protein, which produces MLINTNETLYRIHKALGLSIDEMLKAYTLAEYPMEREHLEALLKRRYDKGFELCSYEELGVFLDGLIVLKRGPSPKKATEEEAVELTNNLILKKLRIALELKEAETEIIFNLADVMLSKQELKSLFRKEGHKNFKACSDELLTAFLEGLDEFCYVGEDEA; this is translated from the coding sequence ATGCTTATCAATACAAATGAAACACTTTACCGTATCCATAAAGCACTGGGTCTCTCCATTGATGAGATGCTCAAAGCCTATACACTGGCAGAGTACCCTATGGAGAGAGAGCATCTCGAAGCCCTCCTTAAACGCCGTTATGACAAGGGGTTTGAACTGTGCAGTTATGAAGAACTGGGCGTATTTCTTGACGGGCTGATCGTGTTAAAACGCGGTCCAAGTCCCAAAAAAGCAACGGAGGAGGAAGCTGTCGAGCTTACCAATAATCTCATTCTCAAAAAACTCCGCATTGCACTGGAGCTCAAAGAAGCTGAGACAGAGATCATATTCAATCTTGCAGATGTAATGCTGAGCAAACAGGAGCTCAAGTCACTCTTTCGCAAAGAGGGACACAAGAACTTCAAAGCCTGTTCGGATGAACTGCTGACAGCATTTTTGGAAGGCCTGGATGAATTCTGTTATGTGGGTGAAGATGAAGCTTAA
- a CDS encoding YceI family protein, whose protein sequence is MKKLFYTLLLFSTIVYAKSGCVLVQSNDVNISWKAYKTLAKLGVEGHFSGVAYTPAHKEGKNFRELFVGSKVTIDTTKIDTGNPSRDNTLVKMFFKKLKSTTIEAEIIDIQKTDRHIKGKPRTGMLKVSVTMNRKTLLIPMQYRYDKGHFQAFGTIDLFDFDGSKALASINQSCYDLHKGKTWNDVTIGFSTTIKATLCKVEIKK, encoded by the coding sequence ATGAAAAAACTTTTCTACACCCTGCTTTTATTCAGTACCATTGTTTATGCGAAGAGTGGCTGTGTATTGGTACAGTCCAATGATGTGAATATTTCATGGAAAGCTTATAAGACCTTGGCAAAACTTGGTGTAGAAGGTCACTTTAGCGGTGTCGCCTACACCCCTGCCCATAAAGAAGGGAAAAACTTCAGAGAACTCTTTGTCGGATCCAAAGTGACTATCGATACCACAAAGATAGATACGGGCAATCCTTCCAGAGACAACACCCTGGTAAAGATGTTCTTCAAAAAGCTAAAAAGCACAACCATTGAAGCAGAGATCATCGATATTCAAAAAACGGACAGACATATTAAAGGAAAACCGCGTACAGGTATGCTGAAAGTATCAGTTACCATGAACCGGAAAACATTGCTCATCCCTATGCAATACCGTTACGACAAAGGGCACTTTCAAGCCTTCGGTACGATTGATCTCTTTGATTTTGACGGAAGCAAAGCCCTTGCATCCATCAATCAAAGCTGTTATGATCTGCATAAAGGAAAGACCTGGAACGATGTTACCATCGGCTTCAGTACAACCATAAAAGCAACACTCTGTAAAGTAGAGATAAAGAAGTAG